One window of the Trifolium pratense cultivar HEN17-A07 linkage group LG2, ARS_RC_1.1, whole genome shotgun sequence genome contains the following:
- the LOC123907246 gene encoding protein ALP1-like, with amino-acid sequence MESRKLAALLSSLVSQLLLILLLIFPPNSLHPNSFHSNSTDSTTFSLIHHFLFSQQTAVTTTLSRKRKRPKHHHRLIPNPDWFPNTFLMTSSTFEWLTNLLEPLLECRDPSYLFPLNLSAGVRLGIGLFRLANGSDYTQISNQFNVPVSAAKFCVKQLCRVLCTNFRFWISFPNGNEELKSVAQNFESLSGLPNCSGVVFCSRFEISSSSPSSQQHQQKQSTIAAQIVVDSTCRILSIAAGFFGHRTDSTILKGSSLFNDIEEGNLLNDSSVKGVNQYLIGDSEYPLLPWLMVPFADNVTVSGSVEENFNAAHELMRIPAFKTDASLRKWGVLSRPVCEEIKMAVAYIGACSILHNSLLMREDFSALVSDFEHERKSVNPFVLEDDPLKTSKALAMRATLATMAKKIS; translated from the coding sequence ATGGAATCTCGCAAATTAGCGGCGCTACTTTCTTCCTTAGTTTCTCAACTCCTCTTAATCCTTCTCCTCATTTTCCCTCCCAATTCTCTCCACCCTAATTCCTTCCACTCCAATTCCACCGATTCCACAACTTTCTCTCTCATCCATCACTTCCTCTTTTCTCAACAAACCGCCGTCACAACCACCCTCTCCCGCAAACGTAAACGCCCCAAACACCACCACCGTCTCATCCCTAACCCTGATTGGTTCCCTAATACCTTCCTCATGACCTCTTCAACGTTCGAATGGTTAACCAATTTACTCGAACCACTTCTTGAATGTCGTGATCCTTCTTACCTTTTCCCTCTTAACCTCTCCGCCGGTGTTCGTCTCGGTATCGGTCTCTTCCGTCTCGCTAACGGTTCTGATTATACCCAAATTTCTAATCAATTTAACGTTCCTGTTTCTGCAGCCAAATTCTGTGTTAAACAACTCTGTAGAGTCCTCTGTACCAATTTTCGTTTCTGGATTTCCTTCCCTAACGGAAACGAGGAGCTTAAATCCGTTGCACAAAATTTCGAATCACTCTCTGGTTTGCCTAATTGTTCCGGCGTTGTTTTCTGCTCTCGctttgaaatttcatcttcATCACCATCATCCCAACAACACCAGCAAAAACAATCCACAATTGCAGCTCAGATAGTTGTTGATTCCACATGCAGAATTCTCAGCATTGCCGCCGGGTTTTTCGGTCATAGAACTGATTCTACCATTCTTAAAGGTTCCAGTTTGTTTAATGATATAGAAGAAGGAAATCTTTTGAATGATTCTTCTGTTAAAGGGGTTAATCAGTATTTGATTGGTGATTCTGAGTATCCTTTACTTCCTTGGCTTATGGTACCTTTTGCTGATAATGTGACTGTTTCTGGTTCTGTGGAAGAGAATTTCAATGCTGCTCATGAACTAATGCGGATTCCGGCTTTTAAAACTGATGCTAGTTTGAGGAAATGGGGTGTTCTCAGTCGGCCTGTTTGCGAGGAAATTAAGATGGCTGTGGCTTATATCGGTGCTTGTTCGATTCTTCATAATAGTTTGTTGATGAGGGAGGATTTTTCTGCTTTGGTTAGTGATTTTGAACATGAGAGGAAAAGTGTGAATCCTTTTGTATTGGAGGATGATCCTTTAAAGACTTCGAAGGCTTTAGCGATGAGGGCAACATTGGCGACTATGGCAAAGAAAATTAGTTAG